In Desulfosediminicola ganghwensis, a single window of DNA contains:
- a CDS encoding MlaE family ABC transporter permease, which translates to MILNSVAKIGNTGRYTLSDLGRMAIFLYRAVVGVFRRPFRFREFVRQVHFIGAGSLVVIFFTAASTGMVLGLQGYYSLHKFGAEGMLGSAVSLTLIMELGPVLTALMVAGRAGSAMCAELGIMQISDQVDALDCMAIDPFRYLITPKFLATLLSVPLLTAIFDVVGIAGGYVAGVTLMGVNPGSYFDGMITSVTNHDIRLGVIKSFVFGLLVVWICTGRGYFVREIRGAGFGAESVSRVTTQAVVLSSISVLVFDYLLTAILL; encoded by the coding sequence ATGATATTAAACTCAGTCGCAAAAATTGGAAACACGGGCCGGTACACGCTCAGTGATCTTGGCCGTATGGCCATTTTTCTTTACCGGGCTGTGGTCGGTGTATTTCGTCGTCCATTCAGGTTCCGCGAGTTTGTGCGCCAGGTGCACTTCATTGGTGCCGGATCTCTTGTCGTGATATTCTTCACAGCAGCTTCAACCGGTATGGTTTTAGGCCTGCAAGGCTACTATTCTTTACATAAATTTGGTGCTGAAGGAATGTTGGGGTCTGCAGTTTCCCTTACCCTTATCATGGAGTTAGGACCCGTGCTGACAGCTCTTATGGTTGCAGGGCGAGCGGGTTCTGCCATGTGTGCCGAACTTGGAATAATGCAGATTTCTGATCAGGTAGATGCGCTGGACTGTATGGCGATCGATCCGTTTCGTTACCTGATCACACCAAAATTTCTCGCGACCCTGCTCTCTGTCCCCTTGCTCACTGCTATTTTCGACGTTGTCGGTATCGCCGGTGGCTATGTGGCGGGTGTGACTTTGATGGGGGTGAATCCTGGTAGTTATTTTGATGGCATGATAACCAGCGTGACTAATCATGATATTCGCCTAGGCGTGATTAAGTCATTTGTGTTTGGGCTGCTGGTTGTCTGGATTTGTACCGGAAGGGGATATTTTGTACGTGAAATTCGAGGGGCTGGTTTCGGTGCCGAAAGTGTCAGCCGGGTTACCACCCAGGCTGTAGTGCTCTCTTCCATTTCAGTGCTTGTTTTTGACTATTTACTGACAGCGATACTGCTCTGA
- a CDS encoding ABC transporter ATP-binding protein, whose protein sequence is MTTAIEFIEVGKSFPRKDGTRQTVLDRVSFSIPQGKTTVIAGRSGQGKSVTLKLILGLMRADSGMVKVDGEDVTDISGKQLEQLRMKFGVLFQGAALFDSLTVYENVALPLRERTKISEDEIRQMVAETLGQLELTGHEGKYPAQLSGGMRKRVGLARALQLKPEIMLFDEPTTGLDPVMTQDIYKLFDHVQAQVGFTSIIVSHDIPKVFNLADQVIILNDGKTDVFASPEEIQWSGKQHIQDFVSTTMGEIYQSQLVE, encoded by the coding sequence ATGACAACTGCAATAGAATTCATAGAAGTCGGGAAGTCATTTCCCAGAAAAGACGGTACCCGGCAGACTGTTCTGGACAGGGTGAGTTTTTCAATTCCTCAAGGGAAGACCACCGTTATTGCCGGACGTTCCGGGCAGGGTAAAAGTGTAACGTTAAAGCTTATCCTTGGCTTAATGCGGGCTGATAGCGGCATGGTCAAGGTTGATGGAGAGGATGTAACCGATATTTCGGGTAAGCAGCTTGAGCAGCTGCGCATGAAATTTGGTGTCCTCTTTCAGGGGGCAGCACTGTTTGATTCCCTCACTGTGTATGAAAATGTTGCTTTACCGCTACGTGAGAGAACGAAAATAAGCGAAGATGAGATACGGCAAATGGTTGCGGAAACCCTGGGGCAGCTGGAACTCACAGGACATGAAGGGAAATATCCGGCGCAGCTGAGTGGCGGCATGCGTAAGAGGGTCGGTCTGGCAAGAGCTTTGCAGCTTAAGCCGGAAATCATGTTGTTTGATGAGCCCACAACAGGGCTGGATCCTGTGATGACGCAGGATATTTATAAGCTTTTTGATCACGTCCAGGCCCAGGTGGGATTTACTTCGATCATTGTCAGTCACGATATACCAAAAGTTTTCAATCTCGCCGATCAGGTGATAATTCTCAATGACGGCAAGACTGATGTTTTTGCCAGCCCTGAAGAAATTCAGTGGTCTGGAAAACAACATATTCAGGATTTTGTGAGTACTACGATGGGTGAAATATATCAGAGTCAACTGGTGGAATAA